The Triticum aestivum cultivar Chinese Spring chromosome 7B, IWGSC CS RefSeq v2.1, whole genome shotgun sequence genome window below encodes:
- the LOC123155923 gene encoding uncharacterized protein isoform X1 — MPQAATQEGEASGSGPTRALPRSQRSTAAARPTATTRSMALVRARQSPGSQSPREPTVRSNTRKRKRDPAANRKSKKRKRTGEEEEVSSADSSPVRQPHIPDRMYRLHDLSTSKAIQKAREDVSAKRARHMGLATLNVHMCRASMCVLDDPNLVPVRESARTAVLNAGRSVLGLSSSVGGKPLARCCGFWVDWDEKNKIGTALTTSRLICTKSASLDSWSGQEEYDTNAEVLVHMQGGTTEKATLQYYQKHYDLAFFSVRMDRPVHILSFNDGVMRSDHVFELGRDESSFLRISHGVVKFLNPNLLERYHYMHVHSADPRPRYGKGAPLIDFGGKIVGMVNGNTSGYFIPSSILVKYLHLWRKFQRIPRPQLGMKFWSIKFVDIALAENILCKCNIDDGLIVKRVSYGSPAEKLGILVGDVISCFNGEHISTTVELENMMLSKCEDENNSLNSELNVKFDVFHIRKSRWSDRTLTVKVSDDSEVVATGVSYPFGDGTRTP, encoded by the exons ATGCCGCAAGCCGCCACTCAAGAGGGAGAGGCGTCGGGGTCCGGACCAACCCGCGCGCTCCCACGCAGCCAgaggtccacggctgcagcaaggccCACGGCGACGACCCGGTCGATGGCCCTGGTACGTGCGCGGCAGTCCCCGGGCTCCCAGTCCCCACGGGAACCAACCGTGCGATCCAATACAAGGAAGAGAAAGAGGGATCCGGCTGCCAACCGGAAATCGAAGAAACGGAAGAGgaccggggaggaggaggaggtctcaTCTGCAGACAGCTCTCCAGTTCGCCAGCCACATATCCCGGATCGCATGTACCGACTTCATGATCTGAGTACGTCCAAAGCCATTCAGAAGGCACGAGAAGATGTTTCGGCCAAAAGAG CTCGCCATATGGGATTGGCTACTCTGAATGTGCACATGTGCAGAGCTTCCATGTGTGTTCTTGATGACCCAAATCTGGTTCCTGTTCGTGAATCTGCAAGGACGGCAGTGCTTAACGCTGGACGCTCTGTTCTCGGACTTTCATCCTCTGTTG GTGGTAAGCCACTAGCACGATGCTGTGGTTTctgggttgattgggatgagaagAACAAAATTGGCACTGCTTTGACAACTTCACGTCTCATTTGTACCAAGTCTGCATCTTTGGACAGTTGGTCAGGGCAAGAAGAGTATGATACTAATGCCGAG GTCCTTGTTCACATGCAGGGTGGCACCACTGAAAAGGCCACCCTGCAGTACTATCAGAAGCACTATGATTTGGCCTTCTTCAGTGTTAGAATGGATAGGCCTGTTCATATACTATCTTTCAATGATGGTGTGATGCGTTCTGACCATGTTTTTGAGCTTGGAAGAGATGAAAGTTCGTTTCTAAGGATAAGCCATGGTGTGGTGAAATTCTTGAATCCGAACCTACTTGAACGGTATCACTATATGCATGTTCACAGTGCAGATCCACGTCCCAGG TATGGCAAAGGAGCGCCACTCATTGACTTTGGCGGAAAAATTGTGGGAATGGTCAATGGCAATACAAGCGGATATTTTATACCGTCTTCCATTTTAGTGAAGTACTTGCATTTGTGGAGAAAATTCCA GCGCATCCCTCGGCCCCAGCTTGGAATGAAATTTTGGTCGATCAAGTTTGTAGACATTGCTCTTGCTGAGAATATATTGTGCAAGTGTAATATTGATGATGGCCTTATTGTAAAAAGG GTGTCATATGGATCTCCTGCTGAGAAACTTGGAATACTGGTGGGTGACGTCATTAGTTGTTTCAATGGAGAACACATCTCTACAACAGTTGAG TTAGAGAATATGATGCTGAGCAAATGTGAGGATGAAAATAATAGCCTTAATTCTGAACTGAATGTCAAA TTTGATGTGTTTCACATACGCAAGTCTCGCTGGAGTGACAGAACATTAACTGTAAAAGTGTCTGATGACAGTGAAGTAGTTGCAACAGGAG
- the LOC123155923 gene encoding uncharacterized protein isoform X2: MPQAATQEGEASGSGPTRALPRSQRSTAAARPTATTRSMALVRARQSPGSQSPREPTVRSNTRKRKRDPAANRKSKKRKRTGEEEEVSSADSSPVRQPHIPDRMYRLHDLSTSKAIQKAREDVSAKRARHMGLATLNVHMCRASMCVLDDPNLVPVRESARTAVLNAGRSVLGLSSSVGGKPLARCCGFWVDWDEKNKIGTALTTSRLICTKSASLDSWSGQEEYDTNAEVLVHMQGGTTEKATLQYYQKHYDLAFFSVRMDRPVHILSFNDGVMRSDHVFELGRDESSFLRISHGVVKFLNPNLLERYHYMHVHSADPRPRYGKGAPLIDFGGKIVGMVNGNTSGYFIPSSILVKYLHLWRKFQRIPRPQLGMKFWSIKFVDIALAENILCKCNIDDGLIVKRAP; encoded by the exons ATGCCGCAAGCCGCCACTCAAGAGGGAGAGGCGTCGGGGTCCGGACCAACCCGCGCGCTCCCACGCAGCCAgaggtccacggctgcagcaaggccCACGGCGACGACCCGGTCGATGGCCCTGGTACGTGCGCGGCAGTCCCCGGGCTCCCAGTCCCCACGGGAACCAACCGTGCGATCCAATACAAGGAAGAGAAAGAGGGATCCGGCTGCCAACCGGAAATCGAAGAAACGGAAGAGgaccggggaggaggaggaggtctcaTCTGCAGACAGCTCTCCAGTTCGCCAGCCACATATCCCGGATCGCATGTACCGACTTCATGATCTGAGTACGTCCAAAGCCATTCAGAAGGCACGAGAAGATGTTTCGGCCAAAAGAG CTCGCCATATGGGATTGGCTACTCTGAATGTGCACATGTGCAGAGCTTCCATGTGTGTTCTTGATGACCCAAATCTGGTTCCTGTTCGTGAATCTGCAAGGACGGCAGTGCTTAACGCTGGACGCTCTGTTCTCGGACTTTCATCCTCTGTTG GTGGTAAGCCACTAGCACGATGCTGTGGTTTctgggttgattgggatgagaagAACAAAATTGGCACTGCTTTGACAACTTCACGTCTCATTTGTACCAAGTCTGCATCTTTGGACAGTTGGTCAGGGCAAGAAGAGTATGATACTAATGCCGAG GTCCTTGTTCACATGCAGGGTGGCACCACTGAAAAGGCCACCCTGCAGTACTATCAGAAGCACTATGATTTGGCCTTCTTCAGTGTTAGAATGGATAGGCCTGTTCATATACTATCTTTCAATGATGGTGTGATGCGTTCTGACCATGTTTTTGAGCTTGGAAGAGATGAAAGTTCGTTTCTAAGGATAAGCCATGGTGTGGTGAAATTCTTGAATCCGAACCTACTTGAACGGTATCACTATATGCATGTTCACAGTGCAGATCCACGTCCCAGG TATGGCAAAGGAGCGCCACTCATTGACTTTGGCGGAAAAATTGTGGGAATGGTCAATGGCAATACAAGCGGATATTTTATACCGTCTTCCATTTTAGTGAAGTACTTGCATTTGTGGAGAAAATTCCA GCGCATCCCTCGGCCCCAGCTTGGAATGAAATTTTGGTCGATCAAGTTTGTAGACATTGCTCTTGCTGAGAATATATTGTGCAAGTGTAATATTGATGATGGCCTTATTGTAAAAAGG GCCCCTTAA
- the LOC123155924 gene encoding uncharacterized protein: protein MHTGTLQLALYVCLWSTTTRSTYASSPSHKYIFLVPILLFFSSTTKFFSSSQAPQRSMVSWDDLPSSSGDDSVTSKAPATIFCEEWRGLAIDLPSFTCQHGTLCEKVVAFESVDTGRRFLTCAQKEVPSCNYVEWVDPE from the exons ATGCACACTGGCACCCTACAACTTGCATTGTATGTTTGCCTTTGGTCCACAACCACCAGATCCACCTATGCTTCCTCCCCCAGCCACAAGTATATCTTCCTCGTTCCCATTCTtctcttcttctccagcaccacaaaGTTCTTCTCTTCTTCTCAAGCACCACAAAGATCCATGGTGTCGTGGGATGATCTCCCTAGCTCTTCCGGAGACGACTCTGTTACCAGCAAG GCTCCTGCCACAATTTTCTGTGAGGAATGGAGAGGCCTGGCCATAGATTTGCCTAGTTTTACATGTCAGCATGGAACTTTGTGTGAGAAGGTTGTGGCATTTGAATCAGTTGATACTGGCAGGAGGTTCCTAACCTGTGCCCAGAAG GAAGTACCTAGCTGCAACTATGTGGAGTGGGTTGACCCTGAGTGA